Proteins from a genomic interval of Lolium perenne isolate Kyuss_39 chromosome 1, Kyuss_2.0, whole genome shotgun sequence:
- the LOC127325015 gene encoding uncharacterized protein isoform X1, translating to MPPEKSPQSPVFCGRRILISNEVGEKLVGLLHEACSKELVILCHGFRATKDDSILVDLAAALASEGVNVFRFDFAGNGESEGVFQYGNYRKEADDLRSVVSYFAEQKYDIIALVGHSKGGNAVLLYASMYHDVAAIVNISGRFALEQGIDGRLGKNFMQRIKKDGYIDVRNKKGQFEYRVTDESLRDRLSTDTLLSSRSISKDCRVLTVHGLKDETVPAGDALMFAANITNHELHIVAGANHRYTGNERELTSLVLNFIKPHSQTSASLRPKL from the exons ATGCCTCCGGAGAAATCCCCGCAGTCCCCAG TTTTTTGTGGACGAAGAATTCTCATTTCGAACGAAGTTGGGGAGAAGCTTGTTGGTTTATTGCATGAAGCATGTTCGAAGGAGCTCGTGATCCTCTGTCATGGATTCCGAGCTACAAAG GATGACAGTATCTTGGTCGACCTTGCCGCTGCACTAGCAAGCGAAGGAGTTAATGTTTTTCGGTTTGATTTTGCTGGAAATGG GGAAAGCGAGGGTGTATTCCAATATGGAAACTACCGAAAAGAGGCAGATGACTTGCGCTCTGTAGTATCTTACTTCGCAGAACAGAAGTATGACATAATTGCCCTTGTTGGTCATAGCAAAG GAGGAAATGCTGTGCTTTTGTATGCTTCAATGTACCATGATGTTGCCGCCATTGTGAATATTTCTGGCCGCTTTGCCTTAGAGCAAGGTATCGATGGGCGACTGGGGAAGAACTTCATGCAGAGAATAAAGAAAGATGGATACATAGATGTCAGGAATAAAAAAG GGCAATTTGAGTACCGAGTTACAGATGAGAGTCTACGAGATCGGCTGAGCACCGACACCCTCCTTTCGAGCCGCTCCATCAGCAAAGACTGCAG GGTTCTCACAGTCCATGGCTTGAAAGATGAAACGGTCCCAGCAGGAGACGCCCTGATGTTCGCTGCGAACATCACAAACCACGAGCTGCACATAGTTGCGGGAGCCAACCATCGGTACACAGGCAATGAGCGAGAGCTGACTTCACTCGTGCTGAATTTCATCAAGCCCCACTCTCAAACCTCGGCGTCCTTGCGTCCAAAGCTATAG
- the LOC127325015 gene encoding uncharacterized protein isoform X2 — translation MDSELQRQVCTVYVFHIFNQDDSILVDLAAALASEGVNVFRFDFAGNGESEGVFQYGNYRKEADDLRSVVSYFAEQKYDIIALVGHSKGGNAVLLYASMYHDVAAIVNISGRFALEQGIDGRLGKNFMQRIKKDGYIDVRNKKGQFEYRVTDESLRDRLSTDTLLSSRSISKDCRVLTVHGLKDETVPAGDALMFAANITNHELHIVAGANHRYTGNERELTSLVLNFIKPHSQTSASLRPKL, via the exons ATGGATTCCGAGCTACAAAGGCAAGTCTGTACCGTTTATGTCTTTCATATATTTAATCAG GATGACAGTATCTTGGTCGACCTTGCCGCTGCACTAGCAAGCGAAGGAGTTAATGTTTTTCGGTTTGATTTTGCTGGAAATGG GGAAAGCGAGGGTGTATTCCAATATGGAAACTACCGAAAAGAGGCAGATGACTTGCGCTCTGTAGTATCTTACTTCGCAGAACAGAAGTATGACATAATTGCCCTTGTTGGTCATAGCAAAG GAGGAAATGCTGTGCTTTTGTATGCTTCAATGTACCATGATGTTGCCGCCATTGTGAATATTTCTGGCCGCTTTGCCTTAGAGCAAGGTATCGATGGGCGACTGGGGAAGAACTTCATGCAGAGAATAAAGAAAGATGGATACATAGATGTCAGGAATAAAAAAG GGCAATTTGAGTACCGAGTTACAGATGAGAGTCTACGAGATCGGCTGAGCACCGACACCCTCCTTTCGAGCCGCTCCATCAGCAAAGACTGCAG GGTTCTCACAGTCCATGGCTTGAAAGATGAAACGGTCCCAGCAGGAGACGCCCTGATGTTCGCTGCGAACATCACAAACCACGAGCTGCACATAGTTGCGGGAGCCAACCATCGGTACACAGGCAATGAGCGAGAGCTGACTTCACTCGTGCTGAATTTCATCAAGCCCCACTCTCAAACCTCGGCGTCCTTGCGTCCAAAGCTATAG
- the LOC127325041 gene encoding uncharacterized protein: protein MKVEVNTVAGERGGRADPRRRAGAGWRAHHIVGEPRWWRHTALSTWICESAHERRPFPSTMKGMHHLTEEWMGWTSSRSTAKSRSVLTTRQKSEAHAFPIELVPPNNVIYSVITCLQYYRLFVCRLNHSTKMLLFAPTRVLKGI from the exons ATGAAGGTCGAGGTGAACACCGTCGCCGGCGAGCGTGGAGGTCGAGCAGATCCTCGCCGACGTGCGGGTGCTGGCTGGCGTGCGCATCACATCGTCGGCGAGCCTCGCTGGTGGAGGCACACGGCGTTGTCCACATGGATCTGCGAATCAGCCCACGAGCGCCGTCCGTTTCCATCGACGATGAAGGGCATGCATCATCTG ACGGAGGAGTGGATGGGTTGGACAAGTTCTCGGAGCACTGCAA AATCTAGGAGCGTGCTTACCACAAGACAGAAGTCAGAAGCACATGCATTTCCAATTGAACTTGTCCCACCAAACAATGTAATTTATTCAGTAATAACTTGCCTTCAATACTACAG GTTGTTTGTTTGTCGTCTGAACCACTCAACCAAGATGCTATTATTTGCTCCAACTCGTGTACTGAAGGGTATATAA